From the Scophthalmus maximus strain ysfricsl-2021 chromosome 11, ASM2237912v1, whole genome shotgun sequence genome, one window contains:
- the LOC118299694 gene encoding transcobalamin-1 isoform X1 has translation MMMKPALHSAALLLLLLLPGTLTQDPVPIDVVVENSLSGNKPLTYTTHVAYRGILIGALKRLMDSNENFKFTYTEDPNYGPYLKSVNGLAGSDKDRTYWELLVKTPDGKITRPNVGIGCYIPSKNEKIILKFSKW, from the exons atgatgatgaagcctGCTCTCCACTCTGCAGCCctgcttttgctgctgctgctccctgggACTCTGACTCAAG ATCCAGTTCCCAttgatgtggtggtggagaacaGCTTATCAGGCAATAAACCGTTGACCTACACCACTCATGTGGCATACAGAGGGATCCTAATAGGTGCACTGAAGAGACTCATGGACTCCAATGAGAACTTTAA GTTTACCTACACAGAGGATCCAAACTATGGCCCATACCTGAAGAGTGTGAATGGTTTGGCCGGAAGTGATAAAGACCGAACATACTGGGAATTATTGGTCAAGACTCCGGATGGCAAAATCACAAGACCTAATGTTG GCATCGGATGTTACATTCCCAgcaaaaatgagaaaatcattCTGAAATTTTCAAAGTGGTGA